Genomic window (Acidobacteriota bacterium):
GGCCCGGGGCGCCTGAGCCCCGGGCCCGGAGGGATCAGTCGAGCGGTACCGTCTGCCCGTACTTCGGAACGAGGACCGGCAGGCCCTTCTCCTCCTCGAGCAGGCGGGCGAACGCCCGCGACGCGCTCTCCTCGCCGTGGTTGACGAAGATGCGCCTGGGGTCTTTCGTGATCGAGGAAAGCCAGCGGATGAGGTCGTCGCGGTCCGCGTGGGCCGAAAATCCGTGGATCTGGGCGATCCGCGCACGCACCGCGTGGTTCGCGCCGAAAATCCGCACGTTCCCGGCCCCTTCGACGATGTGGCGTCCGAGCGTGCCGACGGCCTGGTAGCCGATGAAGAGGATGGTCGCCTCCGGGCGGCTGATGTTGTTGGATATGTGATGCTTGATGCGGCCCCCGGTGACCATCCCCGAGCCGGCGATGATCATGGCGGTCCCCTTCAGGTAGTTCAGCTGCTTCGACTCGTTGGTGGTCTGCACCATGCGCAGGCCGGGGAAGTCGAAGGGGGAGCGGCCGTTCTCGAGGAACTCCCGCATCTCCGTGTCGAACAGCGTCCCGTGCCGCTTGAACACCTCGGTGACGCGGATGGCCATGGGGCTGTCGAGATATACCGGTATGGGCGGAATCCGCTTGGCCAGGAGCAGCTCGTTGAGGTAGTAGAGCATCTCCTGCGAGCGCTGCAGGGCGAAGCTCGGAACGATGATGTGGCCGCCGGCCGCGACGGCGCTGTTGACGATCGCGGCGAGCTCCTCCTTGATGTCGCGGTTTTTGTCGTGGTTGCGGTCCCCGTAGGTGGACTCCATGACGACGTAGTCCGGGCTGAGGAAGGTGTGGGGGTCTTCCAGCATCGGACGGTCCCAGCGGCCGATATCGCCCGAAAAGACGAGGCGGCGCTCCTCCGTTCCCTCCGTGACGACGACCCGGATCATGGCCGACCCGATGACGTGCCCCGCGTCGTAGTAGGTCGCGGTGACGCCCTGGGCCACGGCGACCGGTTCCCCGTATTCGACCGTCCTGAAGAGGGGGAGCGTTTTTTCGACGTCTTCGCCCGTATACAGGGGGATCTCCGGGTGCGGGCCGCGGCGCCCTTCCTTCATGTGCCGTTTCTTCTTGTAGGCCGCGTCCTCTTCCTGGAGCTTGGCGGAGTCCTGGAGGATGATCTTCGCTACCTCGGCCGTCGCCCGCGTGCAGACGATGTCGCCCCGGAACCCTTCGGCCACGAGCTTGGGCAGCAGCCCGCAATGATCGAGGTGGGCGTGGGTCAGAAGGACGGCCTTGAGTTCCCGCGGCGGGATGCGGAATGGTTCCCAGTTGCGGGAGAGAAAATCCCGTTCCTGGTGCATGCCGCAGTCGACGAGAAAGCGCGCTTTCGGGGTTTCGACGAGGGTCCTGGATCCGGTGACGTTGCGGGCGGCGCCGCAGAAAGTAAGGCTCAAGTTCATTCCTGTCTCCTCCAAAGGGCCCATCATAGCACGGCGGCGCGGCGTACGGCCACCGCGCCCCGGTTTATTCGGGAGAGCCCCCGGCGGGGGGCGGGGCGGCGTCCAGCCACGGCATCATGGTCCTGAGCCCGCCGTAATAGCGGTCGTAGGCGGGGAGGTAGGGGTTGGAGTAGAGCGTGGCCCGGGCGTCCCGGGGGAGGGGGATCCCCCTCAGAACCATGTCCATGAAAGCGGCCAGGCGGCGGGTCTGGGCCTCATCCACGTAGTGACCCCCCATCGTGGAGGGGCCGGAGTCCGCCGTGCGCAGGTTGAACGCCAGCCGGGGCGAGGCCCCCAGGAACTCGAATACGGGCCTGGCTCCCTCCATGCCGATCGAGTCCCCTTCCGCCCCGTTGGCGTAGTCGTCGAAGGCGGCGGTGAGGATCACGGCGCGCGGCGCTATGGCCGCTATCAGCTCGTGGTGGTCGAAGGGGAGGCGCTCGCCGTAACCGGGGGTCCGGGTCTTGTAGATCCGGCCGGGGTTCAAAAAACGCGCCAGCATTTCGTTCGAGTTGTGCCGCTGGTGCCGGACGTGGTCCCCGAGGACCTCGCACCCGATCGAGACCCCCCACGGGTAGACGTTGCCGAAGGGGGCGGTGCGGTACGGCGTGTTGCCGAAGGAATCGTAACGGTAGGGGGCGGCGCCGCCGCACCCGCTGGCGCCGGGGTTGACGACCCCGAATCTGTCATCCGTCAGCCCGGCCAGCAGGGCGGCCTTGCCGCAGCGGCTGAAGCCGGTCACCGCCGCTTTTTCGAGGTCCAGCTGCCGTCCCAGCGCGGGGTCGCGCGCGGCCAGGTCCCCGAGGGCGTCCAGGGCGCGGCTGGCGCCCCACGCCCATGCCATCAGGACGCCGGTGTCGGCGCCGGCCGCCACGTCGTAGGGGTAGAGGGTGTAGAACGCCCCGTTGCGGGCGTCGTCGTCCGAGGCGACGGCCGAGTAGGGGACACTCAATACCGCGTAGCCGGAATCGAGCAGGAGCTTGTTCCCGGGCATCGCCCGGAAATCGATGCTCACGACCACGGGGTAGGGGGCCTTCCGGCCCGATCCCTTTTCGGTGGGGAGGCTGAGCCTGCCGCTGAAGGAGGCGCTTCTGCCGCGGTCCTCGACCGTGACGGCGACCGCGGCACCTTCGGCCGTTCCTTTCACCGAACGGGGCGGCGGCGGCAGGGGGCCGAATTCGTAGTACTGGGCGAGTTCGAGGATCTCCTCCCGCCGCCGGTCCCAGTCCCCCGCCGAACGCACCCTGCCGCCGTCCCTGAACCTGAACGGGTCGGGAAGATGGAGCGTTTCGGGAAGATCGAAGGGGTCCGGGAATTTCCCCGCGCGGCGCAGGGCCCCGAGCGCGTCCCCCAGCCGGGCCGCCCGCCCGTCGATCACCTCCTGGTCCGCGGCCAGGAGAGAGTCGCGGGCCGCCGCCAGCGCCTCGTCGAGGCCGGCCTCCTCGCGCCATATGCCGCGCGGGAGGGCTTCGGCCTTTTCGATGTTCGCCCGGAGCGCGTAGGTGTCGAGCGCCAGGGCGGACTTCGCATCACGGCCGGAGAGCCGGAGTTCGCCCCAGCGGGAGTTGTCGTCCAGTCCCCGGTTGTTCCCGTCGCTCCAGAATATGCGGAACCGGCGCCTGTTTTCGGGCGGCTCCGCGTCGTTGATCGCGAAATCGATCCCCAGGGCGGTCCCGTTCTCCTTCGGCAGGCCGCCGAGGGCGAGGGCGAGTTCCACCGCGTATCCCCCCGTTTCATCGCCCGTCCCGGGGATGGGGGCCGCGGCGAAGGCCTCGAGCCGTTCGGCGTAGGGCCCGGCGCCCGAGAGTTCCCCCGAACTGCTGATGCGGATGAGGGCGTCGTCCTCCTCGTTCTTGGGAATCTTGTCGTTGTAGAAATCGAGGTAGATTTCCACCCCGTCCCTGTCGACGGGGTTGCGGGCGGAAGCGGTGACGGCGTGGTCGGTCACCCGGATCCAGAGGTAGAGGTGGGCGCCGTCCCACAGGGAGCGGACTTCGCCGCGTGCGGAGGGGCCGGCCGCCGGCGCGCCCCCCGCGGGGGGGGCGACAGTCTCCACGCGGACCGGCGGGGCCGAAAGCCAGGGCGCTTCCATGACCCCGTCCACGTGGATGGCGATCGACGAAAACGGGGACGACAGCACGGGGGGGGCGGCGCCCGGATGACGCGCGTCGGAACCGCCCGGGACCGACCCCAGCAGGGCCGTCAGCAGGGCGAGCGCCGCCGGTTTTCTCCTCGTGACCGCATGCATGGTGCATCCTCCCCGTCCCATGATACTATGAAACACACCCGGGGGAATGCCATGACCGTCGCCACAGTTTCCGAATCTCCGGCGGGGAAGACCGGGAACCGCCTCTTCCGGAAAACGGCGGTCCTCTGCCTCTGCCTGCTGCTCCTCATGCTCCTCGTCCTCGACCTCTTCGTGGTCCGGGGCATCAGGGCCGAGGTCCGGGCCGGCGCCTTCTCCCGGCTCGAGGCGCTCGCGGGCATGGCCGTGCGGATGCCGCCGCCCTCCCTCCGTCCCCCGGCCCCCCGCGAATGGGTCGAGTGGGTCTCGGGCGGCGGCGTCCGCGCCACCCTGATCGGCGCCGGGGGTGAGGTGCTGGCCGACACCGAAGGGGACGCCTCCGGCATGGAGAATCACCGGGACCGTCCCGAGATCCGGCAGGCGGTCGCCTCCGGCTCCGGACGGGCGACGCGGTACAGCGATACCCTCGGGCAGGACCTCGTGTACCTGGCCGTGCGCTTCGCCGCCGCGGGGGAGGGGCCCCTGGTCCTGAGGCTTTCGGTCCCGCTCGGGCGGCTGGACGGCGCGGTGCGGGACTTCCGCCGCAGGCTGTGGGGGACCTCTTTCCTGATGCTGGCCCTGATCGGGGGGGTGTCGCTCCTCCTTTTCCGCAGGGTGAGCAACCGCATCGGGCGGCTGAAGGAGTTTTCCCGGAGGGTGGCCGAGGGGGATTTCCGCCCCATGCCGGTGGAGAGGAGCAACGACGAACTGGCGGAGCTGTCGGAGTCCCTGAACCGGACGGCCGCGCGGCTGGACCAGTCGATCCGGACCCTGACGGAAGAGCGCAACCAGTCTTCGGCCATCCTCGCCAGCATGGAGGAAGGGGTCGCCGTCATCGATTCCGGCCAGAGGGTGGTGTACTGCAACCGCGCCTTTATCGGCGCCGCGGGTATCGAAGCGGCGGGGGATGGGACGCGGGACGCCGGCTGCCGCTCTCGACCGATCGTGGAAGTGCTGCACCACCCCGACCTCCTCTCGCTCTTCCGCAAGGCCCTGGCGGGCGGGGAAACGGTCCGGGGCGAAGTGGTGACCGGTTCGGTCCGCACCCGGTCCTACGCCGCGACCGCGGCGCCGGTGCGCTCGGGGCGGTCGACGACGGGGGCGGTCATGGTGCTGCACGACATCACCGAAATCCGCCGGCTGGAGCGGGCACGCCGCGATTTCGTCGCCAACGTCTCCCACGAGTTCCGCACCCCGCTCGCGGCCATCCAGGGATTCGCCGAGACCCTGCTCGAAGGCGCGCTCGAGGACCGGGAAGACGGCCGGCGCTTCGTCCGCATCATTCACGCTCACGCCCTGCGGCTGGGCCGCCTGACCGGGGACCTGCTCAAGCTGGCCCGCATCGAGGCGGAGCGGTTGTCGCTGGAAACCAGCCCGGTCGCCGTCTCGCGCATCCTCGATCCCTCCCTGGAAACGACCCGCATGGAAGCGGACCGGAAGGGGCTTGTGCTGGAGGCCGACTACGCCCCGGATCTCCCCCCGGTCCCCGGGGACGTCCGCCTGCTTCAGGAGGCGGTCCAGAACCTCCTGGACAACGCCGTTCGCTACACCCCCCCCGGCGGGCGCATCCGCGTCCACGCCGAGGCCGTGCGGGGAGAGGTGCTCCTCTCGGTCTCCGACACCGGGGTCGGGATCCCCCGCGCCGACCAGCAGAGGGTGTTCGAGAGGTTCTACCGGGCGGACGCCGCGCGTTCGAGGGAATCGGGGGGGACGGGGCTGGGGCTGGCCATCGCCAAGCACCTGGTGGAAGCCCACGGCGGCCGCATCCGGGTGGAGAGCGAACTGGGAAGGGGCTCCACCTTCACGGTGTCGCTGCCGCTCGGTCCGGCGTCCGGGACGACGCCGGAGGGAGGGGGGGTCAGTCCTCCGGCTCCCTGAAACGGTAACCGAATCCCCGGACCGTCTCGATCCGGTCTCCGCTTCCGCCCATTTTCCTGCGCAACCCGGTGATGTGGACGTCGATGGTCCGGTCGATCACGGCCGCCTCGCGGCCCAGGACCGCATCCACGAGCTCCGCCCGGGAATATACCCGCCCGGGGT
Coding sequences:
- a CDS encoding MBL fold metallo-hydrolase — encoded protein: MSLTFCGAARNVTGSRTLVETPKARFLVDCGMHQERDFLSRNWEPFRIPPRELKAVLLTHAHLDHCGLLPKLVAEGFRGDIVCTRATAEVAKIILQDSAKLQEEDAAYKKKRHMKEGRRGPHPEIPLYTGEDVEKTLPLFRTVEYGEPVAVAQGVTATYYDAGHVIGSAMIRVVVTEGTEERRLVFSGDIGRWDRPMLEDPHTFLSPDYVVMESTYGDRNHDKNRDIKEELAAIVNSAVAAGGHIIVPSFALQRSQEMLYYLNELLLAKRIPPIPVYLDSPMAIRVTEVFKRHGTLFDTEMREFLENGRSPFDFPGLRMVQTTNESKQLNYLKGTAMIIAGSGMVTGGRIKHHISNNISRPEATILFIGYQAVGTLGRHIVEGAGNVRIFGANHAVRARIAQIHGFSAHADRDDLIRWLSSITKDPRRIFVNHGEESASRAFARLLEEEKGLPVLVPKYGQTVPLD
- a CDS encoding PAS domain-containing protein, with the protein product MTVATVSESPAGKTGNRLFRKTAVLCLCLLLLMLLVLDLFVVRGIRAEVRAGAFSRLEALAGMAVRMPPPSLRPPAPREWVEWVSGGGVRATLIGAGGEVLADTEGDASGMENHRDRPEIRQAVASGSGRATRYSDTLGQDLVYLAVRFAAAGEGPLVLRLSVPLGRLDGAVRDFRRRLWGTSFLMLALIGGVSLLLFRRVSNRIGRLKEFSRRVAEGDFRPMPVERSNDELAELSESLNRTAARLDQSIRTLTEERNQSSAILASMEEGVAVIDSGQRVVYCNRAFIGAAGIEAAGDGTRDAGCRSRPIVEVLHHPDLLSLFRKALAGGETVRGEVVTGSVRTRSYAATAAPVRSGRSTTGAVMVLHDITEIRRLERARRDFVANVSHEFRTPLAAIQGFAETLLEGALEDREDGRRFVRIIHAHALRLGRLTGDLLKLARIEAERLSLETSPVAVSRILDPSLETTRMEADRKGLVLEADYAPDLPPVPGDVRLLQEAVQNLLDNAVRYTPPGGRIRVHAEAVRGEVLLSVSDTGVGIPRADQQRVFERFYRADAARSRESGGTGLGLAIAKHLVEAHGGRIRVESELGRGSTFTVSLPLGPASGTTPEGGGVSPPAP